Sequence from the Spirochaetota bacterium genome:
AACATCATGACCCTGACGCAGTAGTTCATCAGCAATATATTTTAAATATATACCCTGCCCGCCAGAATATGGATTCCCTCTATAGCATAACAAACAGATTCTCAAAGCTTAGTCCCTCCGAAATTGAAATTTGGCTGTACTATCATACTATACAAATTGTCATCTGCAATTACCATCCCACATCGACAAATAAAAAAATATTTATCAGTATCTGTGAGATATATCACTAATACATACTATTAAACTAAACCTGCGATATCTATTATATCATGGTAATATAGTGACTAATAAATTCAAAATTTCTTATTATAGCTTCCTTACCGATAATATAATCCATATGTCCAGGAAGAAGTATCTCAATATCTAGATTTCGTATCTTCTCAATACTATTCTTAAGCAGTACTGCATCCCCTCCCGGGAAATCCACTCTACCCACGCTCTCCTTGAAAATCAAATCGCCACAGATAAGCGCTTTTTTCTCTGGCCAATATATACACATTGAACCAGGAGAATGCCCGGGTGTATGATATACCTCAAGAGAAATATCGCCTACCTTCCACTCACCCTCTTGAAGAATTTTATCAAATGATAATGATGGTAACTGAATTCCAAGCATCTTAAAAATCACTGGGCCAATCTCATTTATAAAATCTATTTCATCATTATATATTACGATTGGCACACCCCTTTCGCGAAAGTATTCACTACCCTCAAAATGATCAGGATGTGAATGGGTATTTGCAATATATTTGATATCCTCTATATCAATTCCATCCCTTTTCATGTCCTCAAATCTTAAATCAATATAGCGTGTCAATCCCGGATCAAATAGAATGTTTAAGGGATCACCAAAATAAAACATATTACAATTATTTTCGAAAACGCCTCTCCATATATAGGCATATATTCCATCAAAAATCTTCATTTCTTCCACTCCATATTTTTCCTAAATTATTTGATCACAACCCTTTTACTTATAGAGAGAAGATAAATTGGAAAAATATAGCTATTATTTTAAACTTCCCCCCTGAAGGACATAAAGGATTATATGTGAATTATTAATTTCTATAATAATTACTCAATTGCTTGACTCTAACGGATCGATCACGTTAATATAATTAGGTTAACAACTCTGATAAACCCTTATACCCTTATTCTAATATACCTTTTAAATTGCAAGTGACTTTTTTTATGATCCTTATAAGAGTTTATTTCTCAAAAAAATAATTAAAGAGAATTGTTCATCACCTTTATTTTTAATGTTGCTAACCTATCAATTATAATAAAGACGATCCAAGCCTACAAGCTTAAGAGTTCCTGTATTTTAAAGGGATTGATATGAATATAGAGGTTAAACTTTTTTTAAAGACATTGCTCTACCTAACACTATCACTTCAATTACATCTTATTTGTCCAGATCAAACTTTTGGGAAAAACAATTTAATAGTTATAGATAATTTTGAACACCCGAGAGGTGATCTCTTTCAAACATGGTTATTGCGCAATGCGCCAATAAAAGAAGCTAACAAAATATATAAGATTCAAACAAGCAACAACAATAGATTTTTGCATGCAGAATCCATAGGAACATCGATACAGATAGCAAAGAAAGTTAAGTGGAATATAAAGCGATATCCTATACTCACCTGGAGATGGAGGGCTGTTGAATTAGCTGAAGGAGCTAATGAAGGGGCAAGAGGGAGAAATGACACAACTGCAAGCATTTATGTCATATTTCAGAGAAATAGTATACCCTTCCTCTCATGGAAATACCAACCCGTGAATGTTATTAAATATCTATGGAGCACAACCCTGCCAATTGGGAAGGTTGTTCAAAAGGAAAAGGTCAAAATGGGTAAAACAATCTTTGAAGGGAAGTATTTGGTGCTACAATCTGGCAAGAAATTGTTAAATAAATGGATTTCTGAAAAACGAAATGTATTATTAGACTATATCAATTTATTTGGCACCCCCCCTAAGTATAATCCCATACTCATTGGTATTTTAACGGACTCAAATGATACTAATAGTACTGCAATAGCTGACTATGATAACCTAATTATTCATGAATTGAGCCAGTAATATGAGAATCATACATATATATATGATATAAATTCTATTATTAAAACACTACTCATTGACTAAGCCTTATACCTTCCGTCTGGCAAAGATAGGGGAATCTATATTCTTTCCGATATCAATATTAGAATATATTTCAATTATCTTTTTCACAAAACGGATATCAAAGGTATGTCCCGACCTACAGACAATGAAATAACCCAATACTGGCTTTCCGATTAGTGCTATATCCCCTATAAAATCAAGAATCTTATGCCTAACGCATTCATCTGAAAATCTGGGTTCATTAATATATGAATCATCGGATATTACTAAAGCATTGTTGAGGCTTCCACCCATAGCGAAAGAACTTTTCTGTAGGGATTCAACGTCCTTTTCAAACCCATATGTCCTTGCTGGAGCGATCTCTTCTTTAAAGGTATCCTTAGTTAGGGTAAATTGTGCATACTGTGTTTTAACAATTGGATGATCGTATCTTATTGTATAGGATATCTTTGGAACATCAGAAGGTAATGCTATGATGAATCTATCGCCATCCATTATCCAAATGGGATTTATTATCTCTATCGGCTCAATCCCCTTTTCGAATATATAAAATCTCTTTTCATTAAAAAGATTTATTATTGGTGTTGCAGAACCATCGAAGATTGGTATCTCATCCCCATCAATCTCAACAATAATATCTGTTATACCAAACGTATAGAATACAGATAAGAGATGTTCCACTGTCCTCACTTGCCACTTCCCATTACAAAGTGTAACAGCAAAGTTAGTGTCAATTACTGATTCCGCGATAGCCTTTATCGGATACTTTATTCCATATTTCTTATTGATAAAGATAATACCGGTATCAACCTCCGCTGGCAAAAGCTTCATTCTTATTGACTTGCCAGAATGAATGCCTATACCTTCTGTATATATAACATCCTCAATTGTTTTCCTGCTCCAAATAAAATGTCTATCCATTGCTATACCCGTAGAATTAAGACGTATAATTATATGTTAATAAATCAGCAGTCTCCTCTCTAAATAAGGAGATAGGTTTTGTTTATTTCAAATAGGGAGATAGTATTATAATATAAGCGCGTTCTCCGCTTAATAATTGGGGTGAGCTTAATGTATGCAAATCTCTGGATCCTTTTATTCACTTCTTCAAACTCGCGAATCTTTTATTACTCAAATTCCTCATTGTGAAGCAACATTATTAAACATTTTCTAATCTAAAAAATTCAACATCCAATACCAAAGCTAATATAATAAAATTACATCCTATTCTGCGATTCTCGAAAAATCAAGAAAATTTCTAAATGGATGTAAAATTATTGTTAATAAGGCTAGCCTATTATCCCTTAACTCAATATCATCAATCATAACCATTACTGAATCAAAAAAACTATCAATTATCGATTTTCCATCAATAAGAAGTCTAAATAACTCTATATATCGATTAGTGCGCAAGAAGCACTCTATCTTGGCTTGTCTGGTATTAAAAAAACTATATAAATCCCTTTCCTCTTCCTCTTTAAGAATATCTGGATTAAACTGAAGCCTGTATCCTGGATTTTTATCCATAAAGATTGAAAGGATGTTATTCATTCTTTTAAAACTCAATAACATCTGAGTAAAACCCTCCATCTTTCTGAAATCACTCAAGCTCTTTGCTCTAATGAACAATTCGTAAAAATCATATAAGCCAATAGATAAACAAGCGTCAATCTCATCATGCTTTAGGCCATTTTCGAGAAAAATAGTCTTAGTTCTAGCTGTAATAAAATGTAATATCTTCTCCACAAGGGAATCACCATTTTTATAGTGCTTTGATATATGACCAACCACACCCTTTAAGCATAGATTGATCTTGTTGACTATTAACATCTCAACAATGGCTGTTGCCTGTCTTCTCAAAGCATAAGGATCAACTGAACCCTTTGGAATATTGCCCACAGAAAAGGAACCAAAGATGTTATCAAGCTTTTCTGACAAAGAGACAACAATGCTAATCATATTATTAGGTAATTCATCGTCCTGATGTCTAGGTTTATAGTGATCACTTATTGCATTTGCAACCTCCAGGGCCTCCCCATCTAATAGGGCATAGATCCTTCCCACCTCTCCCTGAAGAGATGAAAACTCTGAAACCATCAAAGTAGTAAGATCAGCCTTGCAGAGAATAATTGCCCGCTTTATCTTATTCATATCCTCCTCTTTAACATGTAAAGAGGTTGAGATGAACTCAGCGATAGTAGCAATTCTCTTCACTTTATCATCAATGGTCCCAAGATCTTTGTGAAACAGTATGCTCTTTAATGATTCAACCCTTTCAACGAGTTTGATCTTCCTGTCCTCATTAAAAAAGAAGGTGGCATCATTAAACCTTGCGGTAATTACCTTCTCATTCCCCTTTTTTATATATGAGGTCTGAGGATTGTTGGAAACGACCAAGAAATTTGGCATCAATCCACCTTCAGGGTATTTTAAGGCAAAATAACTCTGATGCTCCTTCATCTCAGTTATTAAGACTATTTCTGGAATTTTCAGGTATAATTCATCAAAATCACATGCAATAATACAGGGATTCTCAGTAAGAAAGGTTACTCTATTTAGAAGTTCTTCATCTTCAATTAAGACACCCCCAAGTGTACTCGCTGCATTGGACAATTCCTTTCGTATGAATTCCTTTCTTTCATGATGATTTAGAATGACTCCATGCTTTTGAAGCCTTTTTTCATATTCATTGATATCAACAATTTCTATCATTTGATTGGATTGGATATAATGCCCTCTAGTGGTATTAGATGATATGATTCCAGACAACTCAAAAGGGATGACCCTATTATTTAGGAGAATAAGGAAATATGTAATCGGTCTGGGGAAGTTAATATCTTTATCACTCCACCTCATCCTTTTGGGAAAAGAGAGACTAGTGATTATAAACTCGAATATCTCCGGTAGGATATCTGGTGTGCTCAAGGCTTCCATTTTTTTTATTGCATAGACATATTCTCCATTATCTGTCATTTTTTTGTAAACATCATTGTCCTTAATGCTGTTCGCCTTCATAAAACCATGGAGAGCCTTTGTTGGGCTGCCATTGCTATTATATGCTGCTCTAGCCGAAGGACCTTTTATTTCAACTTCACACTCCCTTTGGAAACTCGCCATATTAGATACAAGAACAACCAGTCTTCTAGGTGTTGCGTAGACCTCAATCTCATCAAATTCAATTCTACTATCATTAAGCTTTTGCTTAAATATCTCCATCATCGCATTTAAGGCGGAAGGGATATAAGCAGCAGGGATCTCCTCTGTCCCTATTTCAAAAAGAAAATTAGCATTCTTAAGCATATAAGTAATTCCACTTAGTTTTGTTATTTAAATTAAGGTTCCGAATTTGGAATAGGTGAAGGATAAGGCTTTAGTTAAATCCTATGATTTGATATAGAATTTTGACGAATTATTGATTATTGAATGCATGTGGGATCTAAAAAAATCTAAATTCCTTATTCAAAAAAATATAAAAGTCACACTATCTCAAATACTTGTAGGGATTGATATGCTTTCCCTTCTTCAATAACTCAAAATGAAGATGTGGTCCAGATGAGTACCCAGTATTGCCGCTCCTAGCTATAAACTGGCCCTGTTTCACATATTGCCCTTTTCTAACTATTGACCTTGAGAGATGCCCATATAGGGACTTCCATCCTCCGGGATGCGCTATTACTACAACTCTTCCATATCCCCCAAGCCATCCTGTGAAAGTAACCTTACCGTATTTAGTCGCTCTTACCCATTGGTATTTAGACCTAATGTCGATTCCTAAATGGAAGTGTCTCCTTCTATTAATTGGATGCCTTCTCCAACCATAACCGCTGGTAATATACTTGGTTTGAGCAGGCCATAAAAAACCAGGGATTATATTTAATGGTTTTGCATCTGGAACAAAAATATCCTCACCTATAGATATAAAATCATAATTTTTTATACTATTTTCAGATAATATCTTATCAATTGATATTTTATATTTGTTTGCAATATATATAATATTTTGACCCTTCTTAACCCTGTGAAGGATCCCATCCTTATTGGGAATTCGTAGAATAGCGCCCTCCCTAATTATATCATACGAATTGAGACAATTAGTTCCGCAAATAGTATCCATTGAAACCCCATTCTCTTGTGCAATCTCACTCAAGGTCTCTCCTCTTTTCACCTTATGAAACCTAATTTGAAGGGGGGTAATACTCTCGGGTGTGGAATAGTCTGTATTATGCGAAAGAAGAAGTTTGTTTTTCTTCTCCTCATCTGTCCATAACTCATCGCTATCCCTGATTTTATATGAAGCGAGAATAAGGAATATGCTGAGTAAAACAAAGGTGGATATAACAATTATTCTCTTTCTTGTAAGTAAGGAGTTATTCCAACTTATTGTTTTTACATAAATCCTTTTTTTCCCGCTGTATAGCAGTGTAACCTCGTGTAATAAAAATGAAACACAGAAATTACGAATTCTATATGTCTTTGAATATCTTTTTCTCATTAAATAAAGCGAACTTACCCAATGCTAACATTGTAATCATCGGATTATAAAAATTATTTATTTAACCTCTTTTGAGTTCTCCTTCTCCTTAACCTTATCGCCCGTATAGCATTCATCCACTAACTTTTTTATATTCTTATTTTCACCACCAGTAACAGTAATCCGCCCATCTGCAATGACTCCCTTCTCTATTGTAAGGATTGGAGTAACTATATCCCCACTCACCTTGCTAGAACCTATAAGCCTAACCTCCTCAGTTGCATTGATATTACCAATAACCGTTCCTGCTATAATCACATACCTGGCATCAATATTAGTCTTTACCTTTCCCGTTTCACCCACTACCAATTCCTCATCGGTCTTTATTTCACCCTCAAATTTTCCATCGATTCTCAATGATCCACTAATATAAAATTTACCCTCAAAGGTTGATCCTTCACCGATGGCGCTATTAACGGAATCATTTTTTCCCGCCATAAATATCTCCTGAGTTTGGTTAGAAAATACAGTATATCTTTCTCATGTTATTAGTATCAAATAAATTTTACTCACAAGGATAAAGGACTAATTACACCTATTGCTGAAGCAGCAGGCGTAATAAATATTTTTTATTCATTAATGTTGAAGATATAATTCCTTGTTATCAATCTCTTTCAGTCTTCCAATTGACGCAACAGCGAATCGCTTGTCTTTGAAAATTCTATTACAAACCCTTTTGAAATCATCAATAGTAACATTATCAATTTTCTCTACAATATCCTTAAAAGAAAAGTATCGACCATATGCCATTTCATTCACTGCGAGGTGACTCATCCTCACTTCCGTGCTTTCTAATCCTAAAGCAAGATTCCCCTTCATATAAGCCTTTACATCTGCAATCTCCTGTTCAGTAATGCCATTCCTTAAAAGTTTCTCACATTCTGTAATAATTAATTCCAGCGAGCGGTTGTAATTATCCGGGGAGGTACCACAATATATCCCGAATACACCATTATCAGTATAAGTCGAGTGAAAAGAATAAATTGAATAGCAAAGGCCCTCCCTTTCCCTTACACTCTGGAAAAGCCTAGATGACATGCTACCACCAAGCAGAGTACTTAGAATATATAAAGCCCATCTATCATCATCACTTTTATTTAATCCATCAGTTCCAATACAAAAGTGTATCTGCTCGAGGTCTCTTTCAATGTGTGTCCTGTATATTCTAATGGGGGAAGAAGAATCGCTTGAATGGTTGACTGAAGGGTTACCAAGTCTCTCAGAAAAATACTTCTCGACTAATGAGACAGCCTCGCACTCTTTAAACTTGCCGGCAACAACAAATATGGTATTATCATTGTGATAATACTCATTAAAAAAACCAATTATATCTTCCCTGCTAACATCCTGTACACTATCGGTAGTTCCGAGAATAGAATGCCCCAGTGGATGAGAAGATAGCATACTAGACATGAAGATATCATGGATTAGCTCATCAGGAGTATCATCATACATTCTAATCTCTTCAATGATCACTTTCTTTTCTTTTTCGAGCTCCCCCTCATCGAAGAGAGATCTGTAGTACATCTCTGCAAGCAATTCAATTGAAGACTCAAAATAATCGGATATTACATTTATATAATAGCAAGTATATTCTCTATTAGTGGCAGCATTATGCTGACCACCAACCCTATCTACAATCTGAGCTATCTCCTTAGCGGAATATTTTTCAGTCCCTTTAAATAACATATGCTCAACAAAATGAGCATACCCCTCTTCATTAGGGGTTTCATGTCTAGAACCAGCCTGCACCCATAAACCTAATGATATTGAAACCACGCTATCTATTGGCTCCAATAGAACAGTAAGCCCCTTATCTGTTTTATATTTCACAAACATTCAATAATGCTATCCAATCTTACTTATATAACTCTATAAATAATCAAATCTGAATACCCAACACCCAAACCCTGCAATAAGCCTCACATTTTATTTCAATTAGTTAATAAATAATGAACTCAGGAAATGTTTTTCTTGTATAATCATTGTAAATAGTATATTAAATCTTGCAAAGGTCAATCCTTCCCAAATCATCAATGCCTATAACCTTTACCATTATATTATCTCCTTCATGAAATAAATCTGCAACCTTTTTTTCCCTTTCATGCCCAAGTTTGGACACATGAGCCAATCCCTCTTTTCCTGGTAATATCTGCACAAATACTCCATAATCCATTACACGTTTAATTATACCATTGTATGTCTTGCCAATTTCTACTTCCTCTACTATAGCATTGATCCTTTCAACTGCCCTATCCACAGCCTTCTGTTCAACAGCTGACACAGTAATGGTTCCATCATTCTCAATATTAATCTCTGCTCCTGTCTCTTCAATTATATCTTTAACAACCCTGCCACCAGGGCCAATTACCTCTCCAATCTTATCCTTATTCACAGTTATCAATACAATTCTGGGTGCATGAGGAGATAGATTTTTTTCCGGTCTGGATATAACATTATCCATCTCATCAAGTATATGCAGCCTGCCAGCCCTGGCCTGAAGAAGAACCTCCTTCATTATTTCCGGTGTAATACCCTCAATCTTTATATCCATCTGGAAACCTGTTATCCCATCCCTAGTTCCAGCCACCTTAAAATCCATATCACCGAGATGATCCTCAAGTCCAAGGATATCACTGAGAACCGCCCTTTTCTCTCCCTCTATAACCAATCCCATAGCAATTCCTGCAACCGATGACTTCAATGGTACCCCAGCATTAAATAGGGATAAAGAACTCGAGCAAATCGTTGCCATAGAGGATGATCCATTGGATTCAAGGATTTCTGAAACCACCCTTATAGTATAAGGAAATTCAGTTTCTTCTGGCAAAACATATTCAAGCGATCTTTCCGCAAGCATACCATGCCCAATCTCTCTCCTCCCGACACTCCCTATTCTTCCGACCTCTCCAACTGAAAAATTAGGAAAATTATAATGCAGCATAAATCTCTTATATGTTTCACCCTCCAAAGCATCCAGCTTCTTTGAATCTGCTACACTTCCAAGTGTAACAACCCCCAAACTCTGTGTCTGACCTCGCGTGAATACCGCTGATCCATGGGCTCTGGGCAAAATGCCCACCATGATATCTATTGGCCTGATCTCGTCTATTCTCCTACCATCAGCCCTAATACCATCATCAAGAATCATCTTTCTTACGATATCTCTGTCAAAATTATCCACAATCGATTTTACCTGATTAATAGTATCTGGAAATCGATCCTTTAATTCCTCTGCTGCCCTCTCAGCTATCGAATCGAAAGCTTGTTCCCTATCCTTCTTGTCTTTTATATTTCTTAAACCCTCAATATCTGAATAATAACCCTTTTCTATCTCTTCAATCAATTCATTGTCAATGACATGCGGAGAATAATTCATTATCGGCTTCCCACAAGCATCCCTCATTTCCTCTTGTGTTTTGCAAATTTTTATTATATTCTCATGAGCAATCATGATTGCTTCTATTATTTCATCCTCGGATATATTCTTGGCAAATCCCTCTACCATTGTCACACCATTCTTCGTTCCAGAAACGACGACATCCATCATGCTATTCTCAATCTCCTCAAAGGTAGGGTTGATTATTATTTTATCATCAATCTTTCCTACCCTTACCGTTCCCACAGGCCCATTAAAGGGAACCCCTGAGATAATAAGTGCAGCAGAGGCAGCATTAATAGCTATTACATCTGGCTGAATCTGGTTATCAGCTGAAAGGACATAGATAACGACCTGCACCTCATTTACATAATCCTTCGGGAAGAGCGGCCTTATTGGTCTATCCCCTAATCTGCTTGTTAAGACCTCCCTATCACTAGGCCTTCCCTCACGCTTTAAGAATCCCCCAGGGATCTTCCCAGCTGAATAAAACTTTTCTCTATAATCGACGGTTAAGGGGAAAAAGTCCCTACCCTCCTGTACTGTCTTTGATGCTACTACTGTAGCAAGAACTATTGTCTCATTACAGGATACTGCTACGGCACCATCAGCCTGTTTTGCAAAATAACCAGTATTAAAATGTATTCTCTCTTCACCAATCTTTACATAATAATCCGAACTCATATTATTAACCTTTTCTTTTATTATCTAGCCCTCTTACATTGAATAAATTATTCACTCTAATGTCAATTATTATCGCTTTAATACCCTACACTCGGAACAACCGTATACAAATTAAACATACGAACAATAAAACAACTTAATCCACATAAAAAATGGCTTTTATCTCCCACACCCATGAAATTAACGGTCTATCCTCAATCATACCTCAAGCATTGATAGTTATATAGGGGTGAATAATCATAACTATAATCCCTTGCCAAGGATACCCTTAAACATATCTATCTTCTAAGACCTAATGACTGGATCAAACCTCTATATCTCTCTAAATCCTTTCCTTTCAAATATGTAAGGAGCCTTCTCCTATGGCCTACTAATTTTAGCAGACCCCTTCGTGAATGAAAATCCTTCTTATGCAATTTGAAATGCTCAGTTAGGTTGTTTATCCTTTCTGTTAATAGAGCAATCTGAACTTCTGGGGAACCAGTATCCTTCTCATGAATTCTGTATCGTCCGATTGTCTCACTCTTGGTATTCATGCCTGTCATCTATCCTCCTCATTGTCTGGAATCATCATTCCTTACTGCCTATTCAATTCATAGAAATAAATGGGAATAACTGTTATACTCTATTAGGGTTCAATTCCGTCAAACCCGATTGTCTATCATTGGGGAAGAACTACCCCTTATTAAACACACTCTTATATTCAATTTTCCAATTACTAATATCTATATCTGCTATGGCAATAAGATTTTTATTCTCATCTAATATCATAAAGGGATTATCTTCCCTGTTGTTAATCTCTATTACATCCCCTCTCCTAAAATAGGCACCGTTTATGATTCGATGCCTGATAGAATCTTTTACTATAATGGAGCTAAGACCAGATAAAGCCTCAACTGGATTATAATGAAAAGTCTTATCTATAATGTTACCCTCAACATGTTCAGTCAACTGGCTCAATGTAACTGCATTTTCCACTGAAAAAGAACCAGATGCTACCCTACGAAGACTCTGTAGATAAGCCCCTGTCCCAAGAAATTCTCCTATATCCTTAGCGAGTGATCTGATATAGGTACCCTTAGAACAGAGGACATCAATTGTAATAATTGAGTTATCAAGGTCAAACTTTTGAATATTCAATTCCTTTATAAATATTTTCCTCTCCTTTAGTTCAACTTCCCTTCCCTCCCTAGCGAGATCAGAAGCCCTCCTCCCTCCAATCTTTATAGCAGAATACTTTGGCGGAAGCTGAAGCATCTCTCCTGTAAACCGCTTCTTGATCTGCAATATCCTATCATAACTTAAGCCTGTGCAATCCTGTCTTTCTATAATTTTGCCTTCTATATCATATGTATCTGTTACAATCCCTAATCTCACCTCTCCGATATATCTCTTATCACTGTTAAGAAACTGGTTAGCAAGCCTTGTCGTCCATCCTGTACATACAACCAGCAATCCTGAAGCAAACTTATCAAGTGTTCCAGAATGCCCGGCTTTTTGAATTTTAAGAAGCCTTTTTAGCTCTGATATTGTTTGATATGAAGTCTTCCCAACTGATTTATCTATTAGTAAAACAGAATCCATTATTGAATAGAGCGACCATTACGACCTTGATATATTGCAGATGATATGAGATTTACTAACACCTCTTTTTAAAAGGAGTAGTAGAGGTTCAGATGCTTGTTGCCAAAATACCGGGAATAAATGGCTGTAACCATCACTTTATATTATTCATATAAAGTATCTTCCTTCTCAAGCTTATCAAGGTGATCAATCATATCAACACCCTCCTCTATGGATGTGTCAATATGAAATTTTAGCCTCGGTGTATTCTTCAATCTAATACTCTTCCCAATATGATATTGGATATAACCCGATGCTGATCTTAATCCATATAATGAATTCTTCCTATCCTTTTCATCGCCGATTACCGAAACCCAAATCTCAGCATTTGTATAATCCCTGCTGAGCTTTACCCTGGTAACAGTAACAAATCCGATCCTAGGATCCTTAATATCCTTTAAAAGAGTATCAGCCACTACTCTCTTGATAAGCTCTTCTAATCTTTCCTTTCTATAACCAGGCATATCATTACAATAAAATTATTACATCTTTCAAGTATTCCTATCCTTATGCGATAATCAATCACCTATATATCCATAGTCTTTGCAATCTCAATAACCCTATATGATTCAAAGCTATCCCCAACCTTAATGTCATTAAATCCCTCAACGGAAAAACCGCACTCCTGATTGGTCTCAACCCCGGAAACATCATCAGTATACCTCTTTAAGGATTTCAGTTCTCCATCATAAACAACTACTCCATCCCTTATTATTCTAATCCTATTATTCCGTTCAAGTTTGCCTCGATGCAGCACCCCTCCTGCAACAACCCCAACCTTTGATATCTTAAAAATCTGCTTTACACCCCCAATGCCAACAGATTCTTCTTTATAATCCGGAGATAGCATTCCTTCCATTGCACTCTTGATGTCGTTTGTTGCCTCAAATATAACATTATAAAACTTAATTGAAACACCCTCCCTTTGTGCAACATCTGCCACCTTGGCAGTTGGTCTTACATGGTAACCAATCACTATTGCATTAGATGCTGAAGCAAGCATTACATCTGATTCGTTAATTCCGCCTGTCCCTGCATGTATAATCTTCACTCTCACCTCATCAGTGGAAAACTTTTCTAATGATTCCTTTAAGGCCTGAACAGATCCATCAACATCCCCCTTAACTATAATCCTCAACTCCTGAATCTCACCCTCCTTGATCATCTCGCTTATGTTTTCTAGGGTAACCTTTCTGATCTTCCTAGCATTCTCTATACGTTGAAGCTCCTGCCTTTTCTGAGCAATCTGTTTGG
This genomic interval carries:
- a CDS encoding M23 family metallopeptidase, which encodes MRKRYSKTYRIRNFCVSFLLHEVTLLYSGKKRIYVKTISWNNSLLTRKRIIVISTFVLLSIFLILASYKIRDSDELWTDEEKKNKLLLSHNTDYSTPESITPLQIRFHKVKRGETLSEIAQENGVSMDTICGTNCLNSYDIIREGAILRIPNKDGILHRVKKGQNIIYIANKYKISIDKILSENSIKNYDFISIGEDIFVPDAKPLNIIPGFLWPAQTKYITSGYGWRRHPINRRRHFHLGIDIRSKYQWVRATKYGKVTFTGWLGGYGRVVVIAHPGGWKSLYGHLSRSIVRKGQYVKQGQFIARSGNTGYSSGPHLHFELLKKGKHINPYKYLR
- a CDS encoding DUF3047 domain-containing protein, with protein sequence MNIEVKLFLKTLLYLTLSLQLHLICPDQTFGKNNLIVIDNFEHPRGDLFQTWLLRNAPIKEANKIYKIQTSNNNRFLHAESIGTSIQIAKKVKWNIKRYPILTWRWRAVELAEGANEGARGRNDTTASIYVIFQRNSIPFLSWKYQPVNVIKYLWSTTLPIGKVVQKEKVKMGKTIFEGKYLVLQSGKKLLNKWISEKRNVLLDYINLFGTPPKYNPILIGILTDSNDTNSTAIADYDNLIIHELSQ
- a CDS encoding MBL fold metallo-hydrolase — protein: MKIFDGIYAYIWRGVFENNCNMFYFGDPLNILFDPGLTRYIDLRFEDMKRDGIDIEDIKYIANTHSHPDHFEGSEYFRERGVPIVIYNDEIDFINEIGPVIFKMLGIQLPSLSFDKILQEGEWKVGDISLEVYHTPGHSPGSMCIYWPEKKALICGDLIFKESVGRVDFPGGDAVLLKNSIEKIRNLDIEILLPGHMDYIIGKEAIIRNFEFISHYITMI
- a CDS encoding polymer-forming cytoskeletal protein, yielding MAGKNDSVNSAIGEGSTFEGKFYISGSLRIDGKFEGEIKTDEELVVGETGKVKTNIDARYVIIAGTVIGNINATEEVRLIGSSKVSGDIVTPILTIEKGVIADGRITVTGGENKNIKKLVDECYTGDKVKEKENSKEVK
- the glyS gene encoding glycine--tRNA ligase subunit beta, which encodes MLKNANFLFEIGTEEIPAAYIPSALNAMMEIFKQKLNDSRIEFDEIEVYATPRRLVVLVSNMASFQRECEVEIKGPSARAAYNSNGSPTKALHGFMKANSIKDNDVYKKMTDNGEYVYAIKKMEALSTPDILPEIFEFIITSLSFPKRMRWSDKDINFPRPITYFLILLNNRVIPFELSGIISSNTTRGHYIQSNQMIEIVDINEYEKRLQKHGVILNHHERKEFIRKELSNAASTLGGVLIEDEELLNRVTFLTENPCIIACDFDELYLKIPEIVLITEMKEHQSYFALKYPEGGLMPNFLVVSNNPQTSYIKKGNEKVITARFNDATFFFNEDRKIKLVERVESLKSILFHKDLGTIDDKVKRIATIAEFISTSLHVKEEDMNKIKRAIILCKADLTTLMVSEFSSLQGEVGRIYALLDGEALEVANAISDHYKPRHQDDELPNNMISIVVSLSEKLDNIFGSFSVGNIPKGSVDPYALRRQATAIVEMLIVNKINLCLKGVVGHISKHYKNGDSLVEKILHFITARTKTIFLENGLKHDEIDACLSIGLYDFYELFIRAKSLSDFRKMEGFTQMLLSFKRMNNILSIFMDKNPGYRLQFNPDILKEEEERDLYSFFNTRQAKIECFLRTNRYIELFRLLIDGKSIIDSFFDSVMVMIDDIELRDNRLALLTIILHPFRNFLDFSRIAE
- the lpxC gene encoding UDP-3-O-acyl-N-acetylglucosamine deacetylase, whose amino-acid sequence is MDRHFIWSRKTIEDVIYTEGIGIHSGKSIRMKLLPAEVDTGIIFINKKYGIKYPIKAIAESVIDTNFAVTLCNGKWQVRTVEHLLSVFYTFGITDIIVEIDGDEIPIFDGSATPIINLFNEKRFYIFEKGIEPIEIINPIWIMDGDRFIIALPSDVPKISYTIRYDHPIVKTQYAQFTLTKDTFKEEIAPARTYGFEKDVESLQKSSFAMGGSLNNALVISDDSYINEPRFSDECVRHKILDFIGDIALIGKPVLGYFIVCRSGHTFDIRFVKKIIEIYSNIDIGKNIDSPIFARRKV